A DNA window from Drosophila sechellia strain sech25 chromosome X, ASM438219v1, whole genome shotgun sequence contains the following coding sequences:
- the LOC6617640 gene encoding farnesol dehydrogenase: MERWQNRVAVVTGASSGIGSAIAKDLVLAGMTVVGLARRVDRVKELQKELPAEKRGKLFALYCDVGNESSVNEAFDWIIQKLGAIDVLVNNAGTLQSGYLVDMNPSVMQQILQTNIMGIVLCTQRAVRSMRERKFDGHVVLINSILGHKTMTATEGVAPDVNVYPPSKHAVTALAEGYRQEFFGLGTRIKITSVSPGVVDTEILPDSIREAIKDRMLHSEDIAQGVLYAIATPPHVQVHELIIKPLGETM, encoded by the exons ATGGAACGCTGGCAGAATCGCGTTGCCGTCGTCACTGGCGCCAGTTCGGGCATCGGATCGGCCATCGCCAAGGATCTGGTCCTCGCCGGAATGACGGTGGTGGGTCTGGCCCGACGCGTCGATCGCGTCAAGGAGCTGCAAAAGGAGCTGCCGGCGGAGAAGCGCGGCAAACTCTTTGCCCTCTACTGCGACGTGGGCAACGAGAGTTCCGTGAACGAAGCCTTCGATTGGATCATCCAAAAGTTGGGCGCCATCGATGTACTGGTCAACAATGCCGGCACCCTGCAATCCGGCTACCTGGTGGACATGAATCCGTCCGTAATGCAGCAGATACTGCAGACGAACATCATGGGCATTGTGCTGTGCACCCAGCGAGCGGTGCGTTCCATGCGGGAGCGCAAGTTCGACGGCCATGTGGTGCTCATCAATAGCATCCTGGGACACAAGACCATGACGGCCACGGAGGGCGTGGCGCCCGATGTCAATGTCTATCCGCCCAGCAAGCATGCAGTTACCGCGCTGGCCGAAGGATATCGCCAGGAGTTCTTTGGTCTGGGCACCCGCATCAAGATAACG AGCGTCAGTCCGGGCGTGGTGGACACGGAAATCCTGCCGGACAGCATTAGGGAGGCCATCAAAGATCGAATGCTCCACTCCGAGGACATCGCACAGGGAGTGCTGTACGCCATTGCCACACCACCACATGTCCAGGTGCACGAGCTGATCATCAAGCCACTTGGCGAGACCATGTAG
- the LOC6617641 gene encoding annexin A7 codes for MSNTFSYWNGQPVNAPVYPQMGDFMQHSAAGAAAPGLGAAGGLGGWPGQGAAQAHSMLPYAGGAGAMPGAMPGAMPGAMPGGMPMIPQHLVPPPVPSVDRTIFGDVPGRNEPCMDNGEAFCAYNGMDMSMNYGGSGASKGGYW; via the coding sequence ATGTCGAACACATTTTCCTACTGGAATGGCCAGCCGGTGAATGCTCCCGTCTATCCGCAGATGGGTGACTTCATGCAGCACTCGGCcgctggagcagcagcaccaggaTTAGGAGCAGCCGGCGGACTAGGAGGTTGGCCCGGCCAGGGCGCAGCTCAGGCACACTCCATGCTGCCATATGCCGGAGGAGCCGGCGCCATGCCGGGTGCCATGCCAGGTGCCATGCCAGGTGCCATGCCGGGTGGTATGCCCATGATACCACAGCATTTAGTGCCGCCACCCGTGCCCTCTGTGGATCGCACGATATTTGGAGATGTTCCCGGACGAAATGAACCGTGCATGGACAATGGCGAAGCCTTCTGCGCCTACAACGGCATGGACATGAGCATGAACTACGGCGGAAGCGGTGCATCCAAAGGTGGCTACTGGTAG